In Desulfonatronovibrio magnus, the genomic window AACCAGGGCGAGGCCGAGATGGTCCAGCCGAATAAGAGCAGGAGGGTCAGCGCCATGGGCATGAGGCTGCGCCGGAGATTGTCGAAGATCTTCCACCGGGACAGGAATGAGAGCGCGTTCCTTGTGAATTTCGTCTTCGGGCCGGGAACTCCCGGAAACAGCCATCGCAGGATCTGCCAGTCCCCACGGATCCAGCGTACACAGCGATCCATATCCGCGTCGTAGCGCGCCGGATACTCCTCAATGAGCTGTACATCGCTGATCAGTCCTGATCGGGCATGGCAGCCCTCGATAAGGTCGTGGCTGAGGATCATATTTTCGGGGAAACGATCCTTGAGGACCTGCTCGAAGGCGTCGACGTCGTAAATTCCCTTGCCGATGTACGAACCTTCGCTGAAGAGGTCTTGATAGAGGTCTGAGGTAACCCCGGTGTAGGGATCGATACCAGCGTCAATTCCGTGCATGCGGGCATAGCGCGACCTGTTTGCTCCCGGCAGACTGACCGCCACCCTGGGCTGCAGGATGCCGTATCCGGACACGATGCGCCCCTGGTCCGCATCGTATTGGGGATGGTTCAAGGGATGGGCCATGGCACCCACGAGCTGCCACGCGCTATCCCGCGGAAGGTCCGTGTCCGTGTCCAGGGTGATGACGTATTTTACGCTCTGCAGCACGTCGAGGTTTCCAACAATGTGCGAGAAATTTACATCAGTGCCTTTATGGGAATCCCTTGAATTGCCGCCACGGAGCAGCGCATTAAGCGCGGCCAGCTTGCCACGCTTGCGTTCATGGCCCATCCAGATTTGTTCCTTTGGATTCCATTGGCGAGGTCGATGAAAGAGAAAGAAAATGTCTTCATTGGCCCCGTATGTCGCATTAAGTCTTTGGATTCCTTGCCTGGCCAGCAAAACCAGAGATTCGTCTTCAGGGGTCCTTTCCTCAGAGGCGTCCAGAAAGTCGGTCAGCAGGCCAAAGCGCAGGTTTTCCTCCTGGCCGGCCAGAAACCGGACCTCCAGAGCATCAGTTAATTTCGTGATATGTTCAGAACTGGAAAGCATGGCCGGAACCACGACCAGGGTGGACGATTCCGGAGGAATGCCCTTGGAAAAATCCATGCGGGGGAGTCTATGCGGTTTGGCAAGACGAACAGCAATGAGGTTGATCAGCGCCATGACCACCTGGCTTACCGCCAGCAGAGAGAGCCCGCCCACGAACCAGAGCAGCACTCCGTCCACCCCGTCTGAACGGGTTTTTGCCAGCAGGGCGGCACAAATAATCACCGAGACCAAGGCAATAGAGCCGAGATACAGGAACAAAGGGAACCGGCCACCGGGGCCGCGGATTATATCCAGAACCGTTGACCTGAACTTGACCCGGTCTTTGAGGTCTGCAAGACCCTGGTCAATGAGGTAGAAGCCAACATGACCCTCCCGGCTGTGGCCATCCGCCCGGACGCTGTTTTCCTTAGCTAGCTCAATGGCTGCACGGGCCACGGCCACTTCGTTGAATGCGCTTTTCCTGGCGACTTCCTCTATGATGTGCCGGTATTGGTCACGGGTGTTGAAATGCATCCGGCCATGAATTCCGGCCGGGTCCTGTTGCAGGATGTTCTCAACAGCGCTCAGGGTCTCCACGAATCCTTGCCAGTCGATGACGCTCAGAACGCGCAGGCCCGAGATGCTGTTGCTGATGGAAAGCTGATCAGCAGCCTGTTGTTGATTCTCAGACTGCACCATCTGATCGATGGTCAGGTTGGATTCTGAAAGTTGCTGCTCGATCCAGGCCAGAGGCAGTGAGAATGCGGTACCCTGTCCATGAAGACGCCGAACCAGCTCCGCGACAAAGGAACTGGTCATGGGCGGTGTTGCCCTGGCCATGTCGGCAACAGTGAGGATCAGTCGTTTCTGGTCGTTTTGCGCTGTCTCTATGATGTTATCAGCCCACTGCCCGGCCAGATCGCGATTTGTCCGGTTCACGGCGATTCGAGCGGCAATCCGCCTCAGATTCTCGATCAGAGCCAGGCGCAGCATGATCGGAATGGCCCACAACTCTCCCAGACACAGTGGCGTAACCGTCTGATAGGCAGCGACAAATCCGCTCAGGCTTTCCAGATCCACCCGTCCGTCGCCGTGAGCGATCGTCTCCAGGGCAATGTCGTACACCCGGGGAAGGTCTCTGGACGGGCCGTCCTTCAGACGGGGAAGCTTTTTGGCGTAGCCCTTGGGCAACAGTTTTCTTGCCACCAGAATCTGTTCTTCGATCAGATAGAAGTTATCCAGCAGCCATTCCCCTGCAGGGATAATCACACGGTTGGCCTGCACGACCTCAGTCAACAGATCGCGAACCTCGAAAAGGACCTTCTCGTTCTTGGCAAGCCTGGCCAGCAGTCGCTCCGGGGCTTGCTTCGCGCTCAAAGTATGCAGGTCCGCGAGAATTTTGCCGTGCTCCTCCATCTGGGAGGTGCTGAACAATTCGGAGCGCAGCGGGGCTTCGTCGCCTTTGTTCTCCTGAAAACGGGGATCCCCGCGCAGACGCCCCAGGAATTGCGCTGATTTCTCGATAATTGCCGATGTGGTAAGCGTCATGATAAAAACCACCAGCGCTTACCCAACGCGAATCCCTGATAAAGAGCCAATCACCCCGAAGACATTCAGCAGCCAAATAACCACCGCGATAATAACGACGACATTTAATATTGTTTTAATGGTGGACTGCATCGGTATGTAGTTGTTAATCAGCCACAGAACCACACCTATGACAACCAGAATAATAATTAAATTGATAATGGGCATAGTTTTTCTCCTTTTTCATTTGATGATGGCGCGTCGTTACACCCATGTGTTAGCAATTCGGGCTTGAAAAACGGATTCCGGCCCAGTTGTTTTATTCCCATCCGGGCCTGAGCCATAAGCCGACAACACCCAGCAGCAATAAGACAGACACAATCCACACGCCCATTTTTAGGATGCTCTTCATTTTTCGCCCTTCCTGATCACAATTGAGTATACTGCGCAAAAAAATTGCCAGCCACCTCGTCTATTTTCAATAATACATTTCTGTTTGGCCACGTCTATAGGGGAATTGCTTATTTTTTCCGAGAATAAATCCCGGGAGACAGGAATATCTCCCGGGTGGATATTGAGGAGGGTGTTTTAATGATTTGATCTAAGGGGCTGGAGGAAGGTGTTCTCCTATGGCATGACGCCCCATGGTTACCTGTAAATTACGGGT contains:
- a CDS encoding Thivi_2564 family membrane protein; this translates as MPIINLIIILVVIGVVLWLINNYIPMQSTIKTILNVVVIIAVVIWLLNVFGVIGSLSGIRVG